A genomic segment from Halomonas sp. GD1P12 encodes:
- the hemA gene encoding glutamyl-tRNA reductase has product MTLLALGINHRTASVAVREQVAFTPTQLESALGELRCLPNIHEAAVLSTCNRTELYCVTDAAGERAVLDWLGRFHGLNVEDLTRCAYHYLDAAAARHLMRVAVGLDSMVLGEPQILGQLKDAYQQAREARGLGGELERLFQHTFAVAKQVRTETGIGKNPVSVAYAAVSMASRIFDDFGRASALLIGAGETIELVARHLSEAGVRKLTVANRTRERAMNVASSLGGEAITLPEIPAALEHADIVISSTASPLPILGKGMVERALKKRRHRPVFMVDIAVPRDIEPEVGELADVFLYTVDDLEEVIEENRRHRQVAADQAESLIEHGVGSWEQERRVRGGGELIRDYRRHGEALRDESRDQALERLARGEDPAKVVERLAHQLANRFMHQPTLALRKAASEEDHAVLSAAPRVLLSPKPAFEKPAPSAKRQKDDTPA; this is encoded by the coding sequence ATGACGCTTCTTGCCCTGGGAATCAATCACCGCACCGCAAGCGTTGCCGTGCGTGAGCAGGTAGCCTTTACCCCTACGCAGCTCGAAAGCGCGTTGGGCGAGCTTCGCTGTCTGCCGAACATTCACGAGGCGGCGGTGCTCTCGACCTGCAATCGCACCGAACTCTACTGCGTTACTGACGCCGCCGGCGAGCGCGCGGTGCTCGACTGGCTTGGCCGCTTTCACGGCCTGAACGTCGAGGATCTGACTCGCTGCGCCTATCATTATCTCGACGCCGCCGCCGCCCGCCATCTGATGCGCGTGGCCGTAGGGCTCGATTCGATGGTGCTCGGCGAGCCCCAGATTCTCGGCCAGCTAAAGGATGCGTATCAGCAGGCGCGCGAGGCCCGGGGCCTTGGCGGCGAGCTTGAGCGTCTTTTCCAGCACACGTTCGCCGTGGCCAAGCAGGTGCGCACTGAAACCGGCATCGGCAAGAACCCGGTGTCGGTCGCCTACGCCGCCGTCAGCATGGCGAGCCGCATTTTCGACGACTTCGGCCGGGCAAGTGCGCTTCTGATCGGCGCCGGCGAAACCATTGAGCTTGTGGCACGCCATCTGAGCGAGGCTGGCGTGCGCAAGCTCACCGTGGCCAACCGCACCCGCGAGCGCGCCATGAACGTGGCCTCGAGTCTGGGCGGCGAGGCGATCACGCTGCCGGAGATTCCGGCGGCGCTCGAACACGCCGACATCGTCATCTCCTCGACCGCCTCGCCGCTGCCGATTCTGGGCAAGGGCATGGTCGAACGAGCGCTAAAAAAGCGCCGCCACCGGCCGGTGTTCATGGTCGATATTGCCGTGCCCCGGGATATCGAGCCGGAGGTGGGTGAGCTTGCCGACGTCTTTTTATATACCGTCGATGACCTCGAGGAGGTGATCGAAGAGAATCGCCGCCACCGCCAGGTGGCCGCCGACCAGGCCGAATCACTGATCGAACACGGCGTGGGAAGCTGGGAGCAGGAGCGCCGAGTGCGCGGCGGCGGCGAGCTGATCCGCGACTACCGCCGCCACGGCGAAGCGCTTCGCGACGAAAGCCGCGACCAGGCGCTCGAACGCCTGGCCCGCGGCGAAGACCCGGCAAAAGTAGTCGAGCGCCTTGCCCATCAGCTCGCCAACCGCTTCATGCACCAGCCGACGTTGGCCCTTCGCAAAGCGGCCTCCGAAGAAGATCACGCAGTGCTGAGCGCGGCGCCGCGCGTTTTGCTTTCCCCAAAACCCGCGTTTGAGAAGCCCGCGCCCTCGGCTAAACGCCAGAAGGATGATACGCCCGCATGA
- the pth gene encoding aminoacyl-tRNA hydrolase — MSQVTAIIGLGNPGPEYDATRHNAGFWLVDALARRAHTELRPEKKFLGRYAKAQLEGHELHLLNPTTFMNRSGGAVAALCQFFKLAPDNLLVVHDELDLPPGQARFKTGGGHGGHNGLRDIISALGNQNAFHRLRIGIGHPGEARQVVHYVLNRPGKSEQEAIDHAIQACETTLPLALKGDWAKAMNQLHSVK; from the coding sequence ATGAGCCAGGTAACGGCGATCATTGGGCTGGGCAACCCCGGCCCCGAGTACGACGCGACGCGCCACAACGCCGGTTTCTGGCTAGTGGACGCGCTGGCGCGACGTGCCCATACCGAGCTTCGCCCGGAAAAGAAGTTCCTCGGGCGCTATGCCAAGGCGCAGCTCGAGGGCCATGAGCTTCACCTATTGAACCCCACCACCTTCATGAATCGCAGCGGCGGCGCCGTCGCTGCGCTTTGCCAGTTTTTCAAGCTCGCCCCGGACAACCTGCTGGTCGTGCACGACGAGCTCGACCTGCCCCCGGGCCAGGCGCGCTTCAAGACCGGCGGCGGCCACGGCGGCCACAACGGTCTTCGTGACATCATCAGCGCTCTTGGCAACCAGAACGCCTTCCACCGGCTGCGTATCGGTATCGGCCATCCGGGCGAGGCACGCCAGGTGGTTCACTACGTATTGAATCGCCCGGGCAAAAGCGAGCAGGAAGCGATCGACCACGCTATTCAGGCGTGCGAGACCACCCTCCCCCTGGCGCTCAAAGGCGACTGGGCGAAAGCCATGAACCAGCTCCATAGCGTAAAATAG
- the ispE gene encoding 4-(cytidine 5'-diphospho)-2-C-methyl-D-erythritol kinase: MKLPAPAKLNRMLHVTGRREDGYHTLQTLFQFIDLQDTITLSPRDDGVIALENDVDGVNFDDNLMVRAARTLLPYRRDANQGVSLGIDKRLPLGGGLGGGSSNAATVLVGLNRLWKLELSLTALADLGLSLGADVPVFVHGHSAWAEGVGEVLTPVTLDTPWFVVIHPGVSVSTPAIFQDPELTRASRPITMARALQGGAATWRNDCEATVKKRYPPIACALEWLEQFAPGRVTGTGACLFAAFETQRDANAVAEQAGQRYQAWVTRGLNTSPLHDALGR, translated from the coding sequence ATGAAGCTTCCGGCACCGGCGAAGCTCAACCGCATGCTGCACGTGACCGGCCGCCGTGAGGATGGCTACCATACGCTGCAGACGCTTTTTCAGTTCATCGACCTGCAGGACACGATCACGCTCTCGCCGCGAGACGATGGAGTGATCGCGCTCGAAAACGACGTCGATGGCGTGAACTTCGATGACAACCTGATGGTGCGCGCCGCGCGCACCCTGCTGCCCTACCGCCGTGACGCGAACCAGGGCGTAAGCCTTGGCATCGACAAGCGCCTGCCCCTGGGCGGAGGCCTGGGCGGCGGCAGCTCCAACGCCGCCACTGTACTGGTCGGGCTCAACCGGCTATGGAAGCTCGAGCTCTCGCTGACGGCACTGGCGGACCTCGGGCTCTCGCTGGGCGCCGATGTGCCGGTGTTCGTTCATGGCCATAGCGCCTGGGCCGAGGGCGTGGGTGAGGTGCTTACCCCGGTCACCCTCGACACGCCCTGGTTCGTGGTGATCCACCCGGGGGTGAGCGTGTCGACCCCGGCCATCTTCCAGGACCCGGAATTGACACGCGCAAGCCGCCCCATTACTATGGCGCGCGCACTGCAGGGGGGAGCGGCCACGTGGCGTAACGACTGTGAAGCAACGGTCAAAAAACGCTATCCGCCGATCGCTTGTGCGCTCGAGTGGCTCGAGCAGTTCGCACCCGGCCGCGTAACCGGCACCGGCGCGTGTCTGTTTGCCGCGTTTGAAACCCAACGCGATGCAAACGCCGTCGCTGAACAGGCGGGCCAACGCTATCAGGCCTGGGTGACGCGCGGGCTCAACACCTCTCCTCTACACGATGCGCTGGGACGCTGA
- a CDS encoding 50S ribosomal protein L25/general stress protein Ctc codes for MSDFTLKADVRNDLGKGASRRLRRANQQVPAVIYGGETAPVSIAVEKTAFYKAIEDESFFSSVITLDVEGKQEQVVVRDLQRHPYKPLLTHADFMRVDATHEITMNVPLHVVGEAKCVGIKDQGGELHVLNNEVAISCLPKDLPDYLEVDISSVELGTTLHLSDLTLPAGVSSVDLAHGEEHDHAILNITAIKDRVEDEEEGEGEEGSAE; via the coding sequence ATGTCCGATTTTACTTTGAAAGCCGACGTTCGTAACGACCTGGGGAAAGGTGCGAGCCGCCGCCTGCGTCGTGCGAACCAGCAAGTTCCCGCCGTGATCTACGGTGGCGAAACAGCGCCTGTCTCCATCGCCGTCGAAAAGACCGCGTTCTACAAGGCGATCGAAGACGAGTCCTTCTTCTCCTCGGTCATCACGCTGGACGTCGAAGGCAAGCAGGAGCAGGTCGTCGTTCGTGATCTGCAGCGTCACCCCTACAAGCCGCTGCTGACTCACGCCGACTTCATGCGCGTTGACGCCACCCACGAAATCACCATGAACGTGCCGCTGCACGTCGTGGGCGAAGCGAAGTGTGTCGGCATCAAGGACCAGGGCGGCGAGCTGCACGTGCTGAACAACGAAGTGGCGATCAGCTGCTTGCCGAAAGACCTGCCGGACTACCTGGAAGTCGACATTTCGAGCGTCGAGCTGGGTACCACCCTGCACCTGTCCGACCTGACCCTGCCGGCCGGCGTTTCTTCCGTGGATCTTGCCCACGGCGAAGAGCACGACCACGCCATCCTCAACATCACCGCGATCAAGGATCGTGTTGAAGACGAGGAAGAAGGTGAAGGCGAAGAAGGCAGCGCCGAGTAA
- the prmC gene encoding peptide chain release factor N(5)-glutamine methyltransferase, translating into MTFDTLLNAAAKRLADAGSPSPRRDAELLMMHAAGCELTWLYTWGDRDCEPWARARFEALIAARAQGEPVAYLTGEREFWGLPLLTSRHTLIPRADTETLVEAALARAGAASGRFLDLGTGTGAIALAFASERPNWQVSGLDLRIDAVALAEQNAARLALENATFIQSDWFDALAQEDVAPRFDIIVSNPPYIDEADPHLSQGDVRFEPRSALVAAGEGLADLLHLVCCAREYLGQGGWLLLEHGYRQADAVRQALSSAGYLDVESLVDLGGHARVTLGRMPASIEGAKNYQGEHS; encoded by the coding sequence ATGACTTTCGATACGCTGTTGAACGCGGCGGCCAAACGCCTTGCGGACGCGGGCTCGCCCTCGCCCCGGCGCGACGCCGAGCTTTTGATGATGCACGCCGCCGGCTGCGAGCTGACCTGGCTCTACACCTGGGGCGACCGCGACTGCGAGCCCTGGGCGCGGGCGCGCTTCGAGGCGCTCATCGCTGCCCGTGCTCAGGGCGAGCCGGTGGCGTACCTGACCGGCGAGCGCGAGTTCTGGGGGCTGCCCCTTTTGACCTCGCGCCATACGCTGATCCCGCGGGCGGACACCGAAACCCTGGTCGAGGCGGCGCTTGCGCGCGCCGGCGCCGCCAGCGGCCGGTTTCTGGATCTGGGCACGGGCACCGGCGCCATTGCGCTCGCCTTTGCCAGCGAGCGCCCAAACTGGCAGGTGAGCGGACTCGACCTGCGTATTGATGCCGTGGCCCTTGCCGAACAAAATGCCGCGCGGCTGGCGCTCGAAAACGCCACCTTCATCCAGAGTGACTGGTTCGATGCACTGGCGCAGGAAGACGTCGCGCCGCGCTTTGATATCATCGTCAGCAACCCGCCCTATATCGACGAAGCCGACCCGCACCTGAGCCAGGGCGACGTGCGCTTCGAGCCGCGCTCGGCGCTGGTGGCGGCGGGCGAAGGCCTTGCCGATCTGCTTCATTTGGTGTGCTGCGCCCGTGAATATCTCGGGCAGGGCGGGTGGCTGCTGCTGGAGCACGGCTATCGTCAGGCCGATGCAGTGCGTCAGGCGCTTTCAAGCGCGGGCTACCTGGACGTCGAGAGCCTCGTCGATCTGGGCGGGCACGCGCGGGTCACGCTGGGGCGGATGCCGGCGTCGATCGAGGGCGCGAAGAATTACCAAGGCGAACACTCATGA
- a CDS encoding tetratricopeptide repeat protein — protein sequence MPFRATLTGLPRWPLAVTLLLSGCQATPSSSVGGLPAFIDDPMASAPPITRGLDAEGLRTLLTAEMAGQRGDFSRASQGYLAASRRYPVAALAERATFAARFGNDTALMETSALRWRELAPTAQGPNQFLATLSLSRGDWLDSLEQRLAIVSAGGNGEIAAFAELAVAENAPLGLLIRPLRDFLDESAGIAPLGDEQEGQVDVLLGTALIEAALGNTAQAQARLDEVASQAPDLESLWLARARLALETGDHQGARRAARRGLELAPDDVRFVLMLAQANIRLNNLTQAQEQTDALLERHGGGPDLRVALAQLYLEEGHPDPAYRLLQPMIGEENIPDLAYFLLGAIAQSEGDIDNALIYYRQVREGSEFLPARAAAAQMLIEEDRLLDARAFLRIERMRYDAYFSDLVLLEVQLLDDQNLASEADALLDRELARTPADTGLRYLRAMRAFERGDLAAMERDLRYIIRSEPDNANALNALGYTLADTDSGERLEEARALIERAYELEPDNPAVLDSMGWVLFKQGEPDEALSWLETAFAQMPDQEVAAHLAEVLDALGRVDEARAIVRRFQTGRGDTPALDELLRRRPALGTP from the coding sequence ATGCCCTTTCGCGCGACATTAACGGGGTTACCCCGCTGGCCTTTGGCGGTCACGCTGTTGTTAAGCGGCTGTCAGGCGACGCCTTCGAGCTCGGTGGGCGGGCTACCCGCTTTCATCGATGACCCCATGGCCTCGGCGCCGCCGATCACGCGCGGGCTCGACGCCGAGGGGCTGCGCACGCTGTTGACCGCGGAAATGGCCGGCCAGCGCGGCGATTTTAGCCGCGCAAGCCAGGGGTATCTGGCCGCTTCACGCCGCTACCCGGTGGCAGCCCTTGCCGAGCGCGCCACCTTCGCCGCCCGTTTTGGCAACGACACCGCGCTCATGGAAACCTCGGCGCTGCGCTGGCGCGAGCTTGCACCCACCGCCCAGGGGCCCAATCAGTTTCTGGCCACGCTTTCGCTCTCGCGCGGCGATTGGCTCGACAGCCTCGAGCAGCGCCTGGCGATCGTTTCCGCCGGCGGCAACGGCGAGATCGCCGCGTTCGCCGAACTGGCGGTCGCGGAAAACGCCCCGCTTGGACTGTTGATCCGCCCGCTGCGCGATTTTCTCGACGAAAGCGCTGGGATCGCGCCGCTGGGTGACGAGCAGGAGGGCCAGGTTGATGTGCTGTTGGGCACCGCTTTGATCGAAGCCGCGCTTGGCAACACCGCCCAAGCCCAGGCGCGTCTGGACGAGGTCGCAAGCCAGGCCCCGGATCTTGAGTCGCTGTGGCTCGCCCGCGCCCGACTGGCGCTGGAAACCGGCGATCATCAGGGCGCGCGCCGCGCCGCGCGCCGCGGGCTCGAGCTTGCCCCCGACGACGTGCGCTTCGTACTCATGCTCGCCCAGGCCAACATTCGCCTCAATAACCTCACCCAAGCGCAGGAGCAGACCGACGCGCTGCTCGAGCGCCACGGCGGCGGGCCGGATTTGCGCGTGGCGCTGGCCCAGCTCTATCTGGAAGAGGGCCACCCGGACCCCGCCTACCGATTGCTGCAGCCGATGATCGGCGAAGAGAACATTCCGGATCTGGCCTACTTTCTTCTGGGCGCGATCGCTCAATCCGAAGGCGACATCGATAACGCCCTGATCTACTACCGTCAGGTGCGCGAGGGCAGCGAGTTCCTGCCCGCCCGGGCCGCCGCCGCGCAGATGCTGATCGAGGAGGATCGGCTGTTGGATGCGCGCGCCTTTTTACGCATCGAGCGGATGCGCTATGACGCCTACTTCAGCGATCTGGTGCTGCTGGAAGTACAGCTGCTCGACGACCAAAATCTCGCAAGCGAGGCCGACGCCCTGCTCGACCGCGAGCTCGCCCGCACCCCCGCCGATACCGGCCTTCGCTACCTGCGGGCCATGCGCGCCTTCGAGCGCGGTGACCTTGCGGCCATGGAGCGCGATCTGCGCTACATCATTCGCAGCGAGCCGGACAACGCCAACGCGCTCAACGCGCTGGGTTACACGCTGGCAGACACGGATTCCGGCGAACGGCTTGAGGAGGCCCGAGCGCTCATCGAGCGCGCTTATGAGCTCGAGCCGGACAACCCGGCGGTGCTGGATAGCATGGGCTGGGTGCTGTTCAAACAGGGCGAGCCCGACGAGGCGCTCTCCTGGCTCGAAACCGCGTTTGCCCAAATGCCGGACCAGGAGGTCGCCGCGCACCTGGCCGAGGTCCTCGATGCGCTGGGCCGCGTTGATGAGGCACGCGCCATCGTTCGCCGCTTCCAAACCGGGCGTGGCGATACCCCGGCGCTCGACGAGCTCTTGCGCCGCCGCCCGGCGCTTGGCACGCCTTGA
- a CDS encoding HesA/MoeB/ThiF family protein, producing MMDDQTLLRYSRHIMLDEVDIDGQQRLLDARALIVGAGGLGSPVALYLAAAGVGHLTIADADTVELSNLQRQIAHQNADIGRNKAVSASDSMAALNPQCEITAIEHHLSEAELATLAATFDVVLDCTDRFSSRYAINVACQAAGVALVSGAAIRFSGQLAVFDPRDVKSPCYACLYPPGEGGDEAPSCADSGVIAPLVGVIGAFQALEAVKLLSGAGQVHRGLSTFDGLRGTWRHFQVPRDPACPVCGPR from the coding sequence ATGATGGATGACCAAACGCTTTTGCGCTACAGCCGCCACATCATGCTCGACGAGGTCGATATCGACGGCCAGCAGCGCCTGCTCGATGCCCGCGCGCTGATCGTCGGCGCCGGCGGGCTTGGCTCGCCGGTGGCGCTCTATCTGGCCGCTGCGGGCGTGGGTCACCTTACGATTGCCGACGCTGACACCGTCGAACTCTCCAACCTGCAGCGCCAGATCGCCCACCAAAACGCCGACATCGGTCGTAACAAAGCGGTTTCGGCAAGCGACAGCATGGCCGCGCTCAATCCGCAGTGCGAGATTACCGCCATCGAGCACCACCTGAGCGAGGCCGAGCTCGCCACGCTCGCCGCCACCTTTGATGTCGTGCTCGACTGCACCGACCGCTTCTCCAGCCGCTACGCGATCAACGTCGCCTGCCAGGCGGCGGGCGTGGCGCTGGTATCCGGCGCGGCGATCCGCTTCTCCGGCCAGCTCGCCGTGTTCGACCCGCGCGACGTTAAAAGCCCTTGCTACGCCTGCCTCTACCCGCCGGGTGAAGGTGGCGATGAAGCACCGAGCTGCGCCGACAGCGGCGTCATCGCGCCGCTGGTCGGCGTCATCGGCGCGTTCCAGGCGCTGGAGGCGGTCAAGCTTTTAAGCGGCGCGGGCCAGGTACACCGTGGGCTCTCCACCTTCGACGGGCTGCGCGGCACTTGGCGCCACTTTCAGGTCCCCCGCGATCCGGCCTGCCCGGTGTGCGGGCCGCGATAA
- the prfA gene encoding peptide chain release factor 1, which produces MKETLRQRLDSFADRFEELAMLLSEPEVINDQQRFRDYSREYAELEELVAAWQRYREVEENIATAEALSGDSDPEMREMAEMELMEGREQREALEVELKRLLVPRDPDDNRGVYLEVRAGTGGDEAAIFAGDLFRMYSRYAEKRGWRVEIVSASHGEQGGYKEVISRVKGDGVYARLKFESGAHRVQRVPATESQGRIHTSACTVAVMPEVDDVGDIDINPSDLRVDTYRSSGAGGQHVNTTDSAIRITHLPTGVVVECQEERSQHKNRAKAMSLLAAKLKRNAVDSQRQEQADARRSLVGSGDRSERIRTYNFPQGRITDHRINLTLYKLLDVVSGEQLDDVVEPLIHEYQAEQLSALQDA; this is translated from the coding sequence ATGAAAGAGACGTTGCGCCAACGTTTGGACAGTTTTGCCGACCGCTTCGAAGAGCTTGCGATGCTGCTCTCCGAGCCCGAAGTCATCAACGACCAGCAGCGCTTTCGCGACTACTCCCGCGAGTACGCAGAGCTCGAGGAGCTGGTCGCGGCCTGGCAGCGCTACCGCGAGGTCGAAGAGAACATCGCCACCGCCGAGGCCTTGAGCGGCGACAGCGACCCGGAAATGCGTGAGATGGCGGAGATGGAACTGATGGAGGGCCGCGAGCAGCGCGAGGCTCTCGAGGTCGAACTCAAGCGCCTGCTAGTGCCCAGGGACCCGGATGATAACCGTGGCGTGTATCTGGAAGTGCGCGCTGGCACCGGCGGCGACGAGGCGGCGATTTTTGCCGGCGATCTGTTTCGCATGTATTCACGCTACGCAGAAAAGCGCGGTTGGCGGGTGGAGATCGTCAGCGCCAGCCACGGGGAGCAGGGCGGCTATAAAGAGGTGATCTCCCGGGTGAAGGGCGACGGCGTCTATGCCCGGCTCAAGTTCGAGTCCGGCGCGCACCGCGTGCAGCGCGTGCCCGCCACCGAATCCCAAGGGCGAATCCACACCTCCGCTTGCACCGTGGCGGTGATGCCCGAGGTGGATGACGTCGGCGACATCGACATCAACCCGTCGGATCTGCGCGTGGATACCTACCGCTCCAGCGGCGCCGGCGGCCAGCACGTCAACACCACGGATTCGGCGATTCGCATTACCCACCTGCCGACCGGCGTGGTCGTCGAGTGTCAGGAAGAGCGCAGCCAGCACAAAAACCGCGCCAAGGCGATGTCGCTGCTCGCCGCCAAGCTCAAGCGCAACGCCGTGGATTCCCAGCGCCAAGAACAGGCCGATGCGCGCCGCTCCCTGGTCGGCTCCGGCGATCGCAGCGAGCGTATCCGCACCTACAACTTCCCCCAGGGGCGTATCACCGATCACCGCATCAACCTGACGCTCTATAAACTGCTGGATGTGGTCAGCGGGGAGCAGCTCGACGACGTGGTCGAGCCGCTGATTCACGAGTATCAGGCCGAGCAGCTTTCCGCCCTTCAGGACGCCTGA
- a CDS encoding Lrp/AsnC ligand binding domain-containing protein, whose amino-acid sequence MKTKNKALDRIDLRILRVLQDNARISYVDLAAEVGLSTTPCLERVKRLERAGVIRGYKAMLDPQALKANLLVFVEISLETQSPAVFDEFRRAVETLPQIQECHLVSGQFDYILKCRIPEMSAYRQLLGDVVLTLPGVKESKSYVVMEEVKESFSLHVPEVSEFEEKGP is encoded by the coding sequence ATGAAAACCAAAAACAAGGCGCTGGATCGCATCGATTTACGGATTCTGCGCGTGCTGCAGGACAACGCGCGTATCTCCTACGTGGATCTCGCCGCCGAGGTCGGGCTTTCGACCACGCCGTGTTTGGAGCGCGTCAAGCGTCTGGAGCGCGCCGGCGTCATTCGCGGCTACAAGGCGATGCTCGACCCGCAGGCGCTCAAGGCGAACCTGTTGGTGTTCGTCGAGATCAGTCTGGAGACCCAGTCGCCGGCGGTGTTCGACGAGTTTCGCCGCGCGGTGGAAACGCTGCCCCAGATCCAGGAGTGTCATCTGGTGTCCGGGCAGTTCGACTACATTTTGAAGTGCCGGATTCCGGAAATGTCCGCCTACCGGCAGCTTCTGGGCGACGTCGTACTGACGCTGCCTGGCGTCAAGGAGTCCAAAAGCTACGTGGTGATGGAGGAGGTCAAGGAGAGCTTCAGCCTGCACGTGCCGGAGGTCAGCGAGTTCGAGGAGAAGGGCCCATGA
- a CDS encoding ribose-phosphate pyrophosphokinase, producing the protein MSKLMVFTGNANPELARKVAESLDSRMGNATVGQFSDGEIAVEINENVRGKDVFILQSTCAPTNDNLMELILMVDALRRASATRITAVLPYFGYARQDRRVRSARVPISAKVVADMMVKAGVDRVMTMDLHADQIQGFFDVPVDNVYGSPILLDDIERQNYDDLVVVSPDVGGVVRARAIAKQLNADLAIIDKRRPQANQAQVMHIIGEIEGRTCVVVDDMIDTAGTLCKAGEALKDHGAARVVAYATHPILSGPAIDNITSSVLDEVVVADTIPLADHARRSGKIRQLSVAGLIAEAIRRVSNEESVSAMFH; encoded by the coding sequence GTGTCAAAATTGATGGTTTTCACCGGGAACGCCAATCCCGAACTCGCTCGTAAAGTGGCTGAGAGCCTGGACAGCCGGATGGGCAACGCCACGGTGGGCCAGTTCAGCGACGGCGAGATCGCAGTCGAGATCAATGAGAACGTGCGTGGCAAGGATGTCTTCATTCTCCAGTCCACCTGTGCCCCGACCAATGACAACCTGATGGAGCTGATCCTGATGGTTGACGCCCTGCGTCGCGCCTCGGCGACCCGCATCACCGCGGTGCTGCCCTACTTCGGCTACGCGCGCCAGGATCGTCGCGTGCGCTCTGCCCGCGTGCCCATCTCCGCCAAGGTCGTGGCCGACATGATGGTCAAGGCCGGCGTTGACCGCGTGATGACCATGGATTTGCACGCCGACCAGATTCAGGGCTTTTTCGACGTGCCGGTGGACAACGTCTACGGCTCGCCGATCCTGCTCGACGACATCGAGCGCCAGAACTACGACGATCTGGTCGTGGTCTCGCCGGATGTCGGCGGCGTGGTGCGCGCGCGCGCCATCGCCAAGCAGCTCAACGCCGATCTCGCCATCATCGACAAGCGTCGCCCCCAGGCCAACCAGGCCCAGGTGATGCACATCATCGGCGAGATCGAAGGCCGCACGTGCGTGGTGGTCGACGACATGATCGACACCGCCGGCACGCTCTGCAAGGCCGGCGAAGCACTCAAGGACCACGGCGCGGCGCGCGTGGTGGCCTATGCTACACACCCGATCTTGTCTGGCCCCGCCATCGACAACATCACAAGCTCCGTACTGGATGAAGTGGTCGTGGCCGACACTATTCCGCTCGCCGACCATGCGCGTCGCAGCGGTAAAATTCGCCAGTTGAGCGTTGCCGGCTTGATTGCGGAAGCGATCCGCCGGGTCAGCAACGAAGAATCCGTCAGCGCGATGTTCCACTAA
- the lolB gene encoding lipoprotein insertase outer membrane protein LolB has protein sequence MLTAYSNASPFSAWARPAKAFLTGAALLALAGCATQAPMDDSGRQEGHWERQQAEVEAFDSWTLIGKAGLRTPDENTSANLDWNQTPFYFRMLISGPFGGGRSVLEGREGRFSLTTGEGRFEAETPEALMEEQLGWSLPVRAMPDWVRGLPGDDSDYQLETDELGFPRHLEQDGWEIDYRDWEEVEEMWLPRRLVMNYDEVRITLVVNQWRPRDDQE, from the coding sequence ATGTTGACCGCTTACTCGAACGCCTCGCCTTTCAGCGCCTGGGCCCGCCCGGCAAAAGCCTTTCTGACCGGCGCCGCACTATTGGCGCTGGCCGGGTGCGCCACCCAGGCCCCGATGGACGACAGCGGCCGACAAGAGGGCCATTGGGAGCGCCAGCAGGCCGAGGTCGAAGCGTTCGATAGCTGGACGCTGATCGGCAAGGCCGGGCTTAGAACCCCGGACGAGAACACCAGCGCCAACCTGGACTGGAACCAGACGCCGTTTTACTTTCGCATGCTGATCAGCGGCCCCTTCGGCGGCGGGCGCAGCGTGCTGGAAGGCCGCGAGGGCCGCTTCTCGCTGACCACCGGTGAAGGCCGTTTCGAAGCCGAAACGCCGGAGGCGCTGATGGAGGAGCAGCTTGGCTGGTCGCTGCCGGTACGCGCCATGCCCGACTGGGTACGGGGCCTTCCAGGCGATGACTCCGATTATCAGCTCGAAACCGACGAGCTCGGCTTTCCGCGTCATCTGGAGCAGGACGGCTGGGAGATCGACTACCGCGACTGGGAAGAGGTCGAAGAGATGTGGCTGCCGCGGCGTCTGGTCATGAACTATGACGAGGTGCGCATCACTCTGGTGGTGAACCAGTGGCGCCCGCGCGACGACCAGGAGTAA